The stretch of DNA GTCTTATATGTTACTCTGCATCTTGGTTACATTTCAGAAGGCAAACTTTTCTAGTGAACAACTATTTTCCAACAAAAGCTCAATGAGAGCAGccatttcctttccttctcctccGCGAGCACCCAAAGCAGAGTTGGTCCTATGACGAAcctgaaaaatgtatttaacaaaCCATTTCACACAACAAggtaactgtaaaaaaaaaacaaaaaaaaaacaactttaatgtTTCACACAATGGGGCAGCAGGGAAGACAGAGGGCCAGCTGTAAACTTGAATAATTGTCATGTTCAATTGTGTAGTCAGAATAGACACCAGCACAATATCAAAATAACGTACATATTAAAACCAGAAATAAGATACAGCACAGTGGTCCCATAAAGGCAGATGTCAAGGTAATATTTTAGTGAGCGCTATAAAGACCATTCTGAAAGGCCACTATAAAGTTAAGAGTCTAATTTATCCTACACATCTATTGACAAGTTACTGCTATGAAAAGCTCAAATAGTTGGGGAGGATGTAAATGGCTCACATTAAAATCTAAGGAAATGTATGTGGGAAATCACATGCCGACGAGCCCCTCTGGATGGATCTATTGTTTTTTCAGTTAGACTACAACAGTTTGTTGTAGGTCTTTCctagaaaaagaaatcaagagGTCATGCATTTGATTTGTCTAGTAGAAACATTATCTTTGGAATAAGTAGGATATGTGGGTGGTAAGGATCAGCCACCAGGTCCAAACAGACAGTGAACGAAGTTACCTACAGAAATCTCAAATATCTTCAGCTGAAATTcaggaaataacttcagtttattTCTACTTGCCTTATCGTCTCTCTCACTGCTCTTCCCCGTTCATTATTCTACATATCGATTTTTCTCCGCTCTGTGTCTCACCTTTTCCCCCGTCGCCTGTGTCTCTCCAGTCTAACGCCATGCTCGTGAAGGAGGTGGACATTGAGAAGATCAACGGCTTTGACCATCCCTACATTGCAGCTATCAAAAGCCTGTGGGCCGACCCAGGGATCCAGGAGGCCTACGACCGCCGCAGAGAGTACCAGCTCTCTGACTCCACTAAATAGTacgtctgtctctccctctctgtttttgtctctggcTGTAGACATCAGGTATAATGTCTGTCTAGGATTTAAgagtgctgtctgtgtgactgcCTATGATgcaatgtgagtgtgtgtttgggaacTGATACAGTTTTAATCAGTGTTAATATAACTATTGACTCCTAACAATCCTGTGTTATTTTCTTATTGGATCTTTTTTTGGAGACATTAGTGTTTTTAGGGAACTGAATATGTAATGATGTGTTTGGGATCCTGACCCTTTAATCTCCTGTCTAGTAGGGAGACAGAGTTGTCTCCTGAGATCTACGGCTGGATTACTTGGATGTGCGGTTGCTGACAGGTTGCGTTCATATGTTATGTGTGTAATTACCTTGTGGGCTTTGGTAATGTGTGCTGGGAAGGGCAGCACCTTAGCCATTTGTGCACATGTGGTATTCgctgacaaattaaaaaattcACCAGCTAATTTCACAATTGAACAAACTCACATGCACAGTCTATAAGTAATAGGTACAAGAGCCACTATTTGGCTTTCAATTGTTGGGGTTTCCCACAACTGAGGGGACTGGGTGGACAAGTTCAACACGTCTCAACCCACTAATACAGAGCAGAACTGTGACCTGGTGTAGAAGCTGCATGCTCTCATTTCTGAGCATACTTCAGTAGTAAATagataataatctaataatgttACAGTTAAGGTTCGATGTCTGTACCTGCATGCAGTTTCTATTCTATATTAACAGATTAGCTAAAAACTACTGATTTCACTGTAAAGTTGAGATTCGTGTTTTATGTCTGAATTTCAGTGGTAAGAGATTAGGAAAAATGGCCACTATGTTGTTTGTAGCCATATGTGTCAGCCTCCTGTtctgtggcagtgtgtgtgccaCACTCACATTGTAATAATAAGTGACCCCAGGCTAAATAGCCAAAGGCGCTTGACTCACTTTCTAGTGCCCCCTGGTTGTGGACTTGCTGTACTACAGTTTAATGCTGTTTCAAGTCAGCATGCGTGCAGGTATGTTTGCTATGGTGGTCGTGCATGTGTTATTGTTCACATGTAAGCTATGTATTTGTccttgcttgtgtgtgagtgagtgagaaagaaaagaaacccaTTGAATATGTCTCTTCCACGCTGCTGTAATGTATATCTCCAGCTACCTTAGCGATATAGACCGTGTGACTGCGGAGGGATACGTTCCCACCCAGCAGGATGTGCTGAGGGTCCGCGTTCCCACCACGGGTATAATAGAGTACCCGTTTGACCTGGAGAACGTCATCTTCAGGTACCTCCCCCATGGCACCAGGACCGCAGCAGCACTAGGAGGACTGACGGACAGAAACCACTGATGACTGTCAGGATATTTACACATTAGTTAAGAGGGGGCTTAACTTTTTTGTAAATTCTAACACTTTGTCTGGAAAGAAGCAGCTGTCCAGCAGAGCAAAATAAAGATTATGTTGTGTGTAGATCAAGTGAGCCTGAGGGGGCCTTTGGTTAACCTGATTAGATATCAGTGGTTTGTGTTCAGAACTGTGCTGAGGTTCTGGCTCCAGGATAAAAACAGACATGCTGCACTGAAGCTTGTGGGGAGCAGCCACCAAACCCCAGATGAAGAGGGATCAGACAGTGACATGAAAGATTTTCCAGGAAGTTGTCATAAAATCAATGAGGCAATTTGGCACAGTGTAAAATACAGAAGAATTAAGAGTCCATTTACATTTGTACAaattttttagaaaattaagGAATATGCTTCCTGCTATCCTCGATGTCACGCTTGTTCGAACCGTCTTTATCCAATCCAGGTGCTGCTCTCTCCACTGCTGAAGTcaccactgctgctactgtcacTGATGCCCCCACAACATGATCCACAAACCACTTGACTACTGCAATTTATCGTCTATTAAAAAGAATCGAGTAAACTCAAAGTTAAACAGCTAATCTCAAAGGTCCTACGTTGGTTCATGGATGGAGCGTGTTGGTGGAGCAGTGACACTAACGAACACCCTTTTGTCTCGGAGATGAGGCCTTTTTCTGTGAAGCTTCCTCAACAGGACTGATCCACACTTCCTGGAATGGCAGGGGGGTTGCGGTAATTGCCTGTCACGCTTTATataactgtttttctgtctttttttttctctatctcTCCTTTTTCCCCCGACTGGCCTGCCTGTAGTTATCTTTCCGATCTGGATCGTATTGCAGATTCCAACTATCTTCCCACTCAGCAGGATGTGCTCAGGGTGCGCATCCCCACTACAGGAATCATAGAGTACCCATTCGACTTGCAAAGCATCATTTTCAGGTAGAAAGATACCTGTTTTGGCTCAGTCGCTCCTTTTTATGTTGTGACATCATTAACCCATACGCCATatatgtgatgtgtttttctccaaaCTCCTAAATCAACCATGTCTATCTCCCCCAACTCCCCTATTAATGAAAATGACTTGTAACCAACGACTTTTAATTTATGCATTTAACttgagtgtctgtgtctgaTTCTTACTCCTCTTCCCTCCAATCATAGAAATTAAAGTCATTACCATTTTATAGTCCCCTTATAGTCTTACACTTTCTTTTACCTCGTGCCACCAACAGCAATCGTACCACACATAACACAACCCCCTGATGAACACAAAGTCCTACATTCTGGTGCCCGGTCTCTGTAAATGGgtcacctcctctcttcctcctcctttcctctccggCTGGCAGAAGAAACGAGGTCGTCCTCTCCGCGGAGGAGGAATGTTATTTTGGGCAGCAGGTCCTGCAGGGCCTATATTGGCCCTGGGTCTCTGTGGACCACAGTGGACTGGGCCACCACCAGGGGGCAGCCTTACATTGTGAATTCTACTAGATTTGTGCAGCTCTCTCAGAGACCATCTTGCACCTGGTCTGGAGGCTTGCACCTGTGCGTCCAGAGGTGCTTCAAACTACAAAGCTAGGCATTAAATTGCACTGATGCCATTTATGTAATGGCTTGACATCCTCAAAGGGAAAGATTTTACTGAATCAGTTGTCACAAATGAAGGCTTAATGAAACTGGGACCTAAACTCCCTGATGAGTTTAGGGTGACCTTGTCAAGGAGAAGCTCAGGAAAGCTGAAACCGTTTGAGGATCCACACAGCCATCagtcagtatttcagccagggTCGCTGTTCATGAATGGCTTCAGCCAATGccagcctgtctgcctgcagGCCCATCTGCTGCAATCACAGTTTTCATGCCAATTTCTGCTTGGTTGGTTGTCTTAGTTCACctttaaagaatatattttatttatatcgCACTTCTTGAGATGCATTTTTCTCAGCTTGTAGCTTCTCACTAGGTTATATAGGAGACGGCTTTCTACCATGAAAAGGACTCCACCATCAGAGGTGCCCCCTGAATCTTTCATCAACATTTCAAGTCtgcctcctgtcctctctgtccagtgTTTTGATCCTgcccacccctcccctccccattTCTTCTCTTGTCCTTCATTTTATGTTCCTCCTGTTTCCCCATTTGTCTTCTCCACGTGCGTTTCCAAACTTCACgttttttgtgctgttttatcacacacacacacacacaccatggaaGAATGACAGAGCTGCCTAGTAGAGAAATTATTCCATTACGACCCTCCACTTTGTGTCACCGTATCAcataaagaagaaacacagactGACCAGATGAATGCCACTCAGTTTAAGAGTCCCAGTGAAATATTTCCTTCAAGAATATGAATTTCCTACTGAGACAGTCTGGATGAAAAACAGCTACCTGTGTACCACAGCTTTTACCTTCATTATAAACTTGATTGTCTTTATACATATACTGAGATGGGAGAGCACCAATTTCTTGTAGTAGAGCTGCTTCAGTGCAGAAATTGTAATTGGACTTTtgacaaacagtgaaaatagCAGTTTCCTAAACTGAGTGGCATTCATTAAAACTGATCTCTCTTTAATGGGAAGCTTTCATATTTGTGGTGGCATGCATGACTCACAAGGACAAAAGCTTATTCACAATGCACTTTTGTTTctggtttatttgtttgtttagtttaaaaCTTGTGTCTAAGACGTCGTGGATTTAATTAATCCTCTTCCTAAGGTGTTCAATCCATCAGGTGTTGATaatttgttttctcacacaATTAATAGGACAGCAGAATAGtttgtctatttatttattttttttttaacaaatgacCAGGACCCAAAATAAATGATAGACCTTCTGATGTCTCCTCAAATGATAGTAAAATGCTCTTTCATGGGTCCTAAGATGAGACTATATCTTTATTTGGGTCatgtgctgaaaatgtttaaGGAAGGCATGCATGAGAAGAAGTCTTTAGGACAAATCTTCACCGAAACAGTTAGAGgaactttttttcctctaactgttttcctctaaaacatatatattttgtaCACAGCAAGCCCCAGTTCAGTATATTTGTAATGTAGTTGAATAAACAAAGTTCAAGACTTGGTGCCACCTTAAAATGCAGCTTGATGGATTCAAAAcctccttttaaaaaaaacaacaaaaaaaacaaagtattgTCCTTAAAGGCATTCCAGGATATGGAGAATATTGAGAATTTGAACTTTTGTCCTGTTAAACACTGTTAGACACCGATCTTGAAATAGATCACTGAACGTGAAGTAGGCCACCAAGAGATATTTGCTAATATGCGTTTGACCTTCTTGCTTCCTCGCTTCATGCTTCACCTCTTTACCTTCATCCTGCGGTCAGGATGGTGGATGtcgggggtcagaggtcagagaggaggaagtggattCACTGCTTTGAGAACGTCACCTCCATCATGTTCCTTGTGGCGCTGAGCGAGTACGACCAGGTCCTGGTGGAGTCCGACAACGAGGTAGGTGGACATAAAAGCAGCTTGTTGACTTTGTTATACTGAATCGGCAACACCTGGaccattcattaaaaaacacactctgAATGCCGTCTTcccacacagacaaaagcagtATTACAGCTCTGCCTTTATGTTTAGTGAAATGCATACAGCCCTGGATTCTTCACATATCAACTATTGAAATTAGACAACACGACCCTTCTCACACTTccttccctctgctgtctgcaccAGAACCGTATGGAGGAGAGTAAAGCGCTATTCAGGACCATCATTACCTACCCCTGGTTTCAAAACTCCTCCgtcatcctcttcctcaacAAGAAGGACCTGCTAGAGGAGAAGATCTCCTACTCGCACCTTGTGGACTATTTCCCTGAGTTTGATGGTGAGATCATCCATATGttggtgtgttgtgtgtctaaTCTCACCCATGTTAATGTAGTTTATGtgaatgtgttaaaacactAGTCTGAAACTGCAGAAGATCATTGCTTTTGCAAGAAAAGTAAAACTGACGTTGCCACTTTTAACCGACCTCTGTCAATGATCTATCGTCTATGTCTGTCGATTTATTTGTCCTAGTATAACAAAGGGTGTGTAATATTCAGTGCAATATGGGCACAGTGATGTGACGCATTTTAACGGAGTAATTCAacatttgggaaatacacttaattgctttttttcaaGAGTTTAAACCACTTTCTTAAAATCACCCTACCTGCACCTTTTTAAAGTTGTGTCTTGTTAGTTTAATCCATAAAATacttttgtttgtggttttggttCATAACATGTTGGAACTAATTTTAGCCATCCTGGCTGCATGCAGTATTTCTATGAAATATATAAGTATAATGGTAGAAAACCTCCAAACCTAACTATGAATACAAGACTGAGGGAAGCTGCTGTAACTCCCCCCTAAAACCATATGTTATTCGTGCATTTCTCTTTTAgtatgaattaaacaaatgtgacataatgtgttaattagtgggTTTTAGAGGTTTCCCTTAACGGCCTACTGCTTTAAATGACAGATTTTATGGTGGGAAATAAATCATCGTCTGTCTTTCTATCTCAGGTCCCCAGAGAGATGCACAGGCAGCGCGGGAGTTCATCCTCAAGATGTTTGTGGACTTAAACCCAGACAGCGACAAGATCATCTACTCTCACTTCACTTGTGCCACGGACACTGAGAACATCcgctttgtgtttgcagctgtcAAAGACACCATCCTACAGCTCAATCTGAAAGAGTACAATCTGGTGTGAGGGCTCACGTACGTCGCACATCTCCTCCCCATTGCACAAATGCACACCTCTTTGGGAGTGTGCGCCCAACTCCACATGCATTACACAGCACATCTTGTTGGctcacactcgcacacacacacgcacgcacacacacacacacacacatacactctcacacacacacaacacacacacacacacacacaggcctatACCAACAGAACCAGTCCTTTTTCCCAGTACAACACATTCACTAATTCTCCCACCTGCAAACGCCGCCTCTCCTCTTTCACCAAAGCTCGCCCTCTTCCTCCTTCGCTCGGCAGCTTGTTGTGTCAGAGTCCTCGCTCCTCCCAAAGCTGCTCCGTGGGTCAGTTTTGGCCTCAGCTGCTGGCTCTGGCACATTTCATGTGGCACACAAACCTTTCACACGGGCTGTACAGTGACTGAAGGGGAcattggtgtttgtgtgtgagtgtgggtatgtgcgtgtgtgtatgtggggcAGCATTGACTAGCGAGGAGCTGTGATTTGGTGAATAGCGGCATCAAACCCCTTGGGCCCTCTGGAGCTGACCCTCAATGGTGTGAGATCAGATCCTCCGTCGTGTCCTTTTCTGAGCTCCGGTCGGTGTGGGTGGAAGTGAACATTATCTCCTGAAACCATCCAAGGACCAGCGAGCGGCGTAATTCCTCTAGGGACAGCGTGACCCGGACAGGAAGCGAGATTGCACACCGGACACAAGGGGACGGGGCTGAGGATTCTGTTTCCACCTCGCATCTATGAATGTACCCACCAGTGTGAGCATTGCAATCGcaaaaaaatagtaaatataTATTATGAAGTAAATGCATATGTAAACACACTTAAGACAAAAAGCAGGAGAGGGCAAGACATAGCTAATCAAAATCTGTTCATTGCtgagatttttaaaatgtttttaatgataGAAATTTGTTGCTACGTCTACTTCTATTTAACAAATAATGGCTAAAAGGAATGGTGATAGGAAGTGGTAAGAAAATCtataaaaacttttaaaactttgCAACAAAGACATCTAAAAAGAAGCATCCAGAAATTTACTTGACATAAGTATCCTTTAAAGATTTCTGTGggatttgtgttttatgtttaagTTAATCGCATCGCTTCCCTCTGCCAGATGTTTTCTGTATGGATTCAAAAGGACAATCTTCCATGTGACCTTCACAGCATCTGGCTCCACTGATACACCCCCACACCCTAATTACGAAAAGCTAGTAGCGGGTGAGAGAGGACCCTGCTTTCGACACAggctctgctctgattggtggaAGCAGATGCGGAGGGGAGTGTGATGGCATCAGTGTTTATCAGCCCACAGAGCGCATCCGCAGCTGGGGCCGCAAGTAGCTTATTcgacaaaataaaagctgtaaatCAAACACGCCCACACCCCAAGGTGTGAATGGAATCTGTGCAGTAACATCCCTGATGACGTCACACCTGCGTCACTCGACCGTCCAATCAGACACATTCCCTGATGGTGGCATAGTCATCGCATCAGGATGTGCttctgtttactttttttttttttttactgtatagTCACTTTGTTTATAGAAAGATTGCTTGCTGTTGAGTggtgagagggggggggggctatgaACCTTTCACAGAAAACGCACTCTGAAGTCTGCAAATGttgtt from Pempheris klunzingeri isolate RE-2024b chromosome 13, fPemKlu1.hap1, whole genome shotgun sequence encodes:
- the LOC139211787 gene encoding guanine nucleotide-binding protein G(q) subunit alpha-like isoform X1: MTLESMMACCLSEEAKESKRINAEIDKQLRRDKRDSRRELKLLLLGTGESGKSTFIKQMRIIHGAGYSDEDKRGFIRLVYQNIFTSMQAMIRATETLKIPYKFEQNRSNAMLVKEVDIEKINGFDHPYIAAIKSLWADPGIQEAYDRRREYQLSDSTKYYLSDLDRIADSNYLPTQQDVLRVRIPTTGIIEYPFDLQSIIFRMVDVGGQRSERRKWIHCFENVTSIMFLVALSEYDQVLVESDNENRMEESKALFRTIITYPWFQNSSVILFLNKKDLLEEKISYSHLVDYFPEFDGPQRDAQAAREFILKMFVDLNPDSDKIIYSHFTCATDTENIRFVFAAVKDTILQLNLKEYNLV
- the LOC139211787 gene encoding guanine nucleotide-binding protein subunit alpha-11-like isoform X2, whose amino-acid sequence is MTLESMMACCLSEEAKESKRINAEIDKQLRRDKRDSRRELKLLLLGTGESGKSTFIKQMRIIHGAGYSDEDKRGFIRLVYQNIFTSMQAMIRATETLKIPYKFEQNRSNAMLVKEVDIEKINGFDHPYIAAIKSLWADPGIQEAYDRRREYQLSDSTKYYLSDIDRVTAEGYVPTQQDVLRVRVPTTGIIEYPFDLENVIFRMVDVGGQRSERRKWIHCFENVTSIMFLVALSEYDQVLVESDNENRMEESKALFRTIITYPWFQNSSVILFLNKKDLLEEKISYSHLVDYFPEFDGPQRDAQAAREFILKMFVDLNPDSDKIIYSHFTCATDTENIRFVFAAVKDTILQLNLKEYNLV